Genomic window (Pradoshia sp. D12):
TTTGTTGAGTTTCAGCATCCTTAGAGCTGTATTTCTCTTTCAATCTATTCATTTCCGGTTGAATAGCCTGCATCGCTTTTGTACTTTTAATTTGTTTAATCATCAATGGTAAAATCAATAATCTAACCAAAATTGTGACCAGAATAATCGATATTCCATATTTATTACCTAATAACTCAGCCATTTTGATTATCAGCCAGGAAAGCGGATAAACAAAGTATTGATTCCAGATACCAGTACTTTCTGAATCTATTGGTTGATTGACTTCACTACATCCTGATAGAACAGCAATGAGAAAAACAACCGAACCAAAGAGAAGCATATGTTTCTTCTTCAAGCCTTATTTCCTCCTAACTACTTAAGAGGCATTAATACCTCTTATATGCCAATGAATGTATTTTAACATCTTTTAGATGTCTACGCCTAAATGTTTTAGGCTTTTTTATAACAGAAAACCTACACTACATTTTTCTCAAGACGCCAGCACGCTTTAATACATGGATTAGACTCGCTTTCGATTCATGGAAGTCCATTTCTGAGGTCGGTTTTCTTGCAACAATGATGTAATCATTCCCCTTCATGATTCGATCATCAAGCTCTAAAAAGGATTGCCTTACATAACGTTTAACACGGTTCCGTGTCACTGCATTGCCAATTTTCTTACTCACTGAAAGACCCAGACGAAAGTTTGTCTGTTCCTTCTTTAATACGTAAATAACAAATTGCCTGTTCGCAAAAGATTTACCTTTTTTAAATACTTCCTGGAAATCCTGATTCTTTTTAATCCTGCGCTCTTTGTTCATATATCCACCTGCACCTAACACATACGTTCAACTTTTAAATGGGTTTCGATTTATTTCTAATCCCATTATATTTCCATTGTACATCATTAACAAATTTACGCATTATTAAAACGCCAATCTGTAT
Coding sequences:
- the rnpA gene encoding ribonuclease P protein component, translated to MNKERRIKKNQDFQEVFKKGKSFANRQFVIYVLKKEQTNFRLGLSVSKKIGNAVTRNRVKRYVRQSFLELDDRIMKGNDYIIVARKPTSEMDFHESKASLIHVLKRAGVLRKM